In one window of Prionailurus bengalensis isolate Pbe53 chromosome B3, Fcat_Pben_1.1_paternal_pri, whole genome shotgun sequence DNA:
- the LOC122468706 gene encoding E3 ubiquitin-protein ligase RNF4-like, which yields MNTRMCCSSMVNSRQTREFRTAGEGGPTPEMVLETELIDLRESDEIVDLTCESLEPAVIDLTCHDSVVITEERRRPRGNKRSLQRQTGNCVVSSDKEELRRNRDVYVTNRTSHNALEEEVLSCTLPGYIRCRICMDGFSEIELSRRHVYSTECGHIFCSCCLCTSLKYSKNCPVCLKKISCHQYHRIYI from the coding sequence ATGAATACAAGAATGTGCTGCAGTAGCATGGTGAATTCCAGACAAACCCGAGAATTCCGTACAGCTGGGGAAGGAGGCCCTACTCCTGAGATGGTCTTAGAAACAGAACTGATAGATCTCAGGGAAAGTGATGAAATAGTTGACCTCACCTGTGAATCCCTAGAACCTGCAGTGATTGACCTAACTTGCCACGACTCTGTTGTGATTACTGAAGAAAGGAGGAGGCCAAGAGGAAACAAAAGGTCACTCCAAAGGCAAACTGGCAACTGTGTGGTCAGCAGTGATAAGGAGGAGCTGAGGAGAAACAGAGATGTGTATGTGACCAACAGGACCTCCCATAATGCCCTGGAAGAAGAAGTTTTAAGTTGCACACTACCTGGTTATATCCGGTGTCGAATTTGTATGGACGGGTTCTCGGAGATTGAACTGAGTAGGCGACATGTTTACTCTACAGAATGTGGCCACATCTTCTGTAGTTGCTGCCTCTGCACTTCCcttaaatatagtaaaaattgcccagtttgtttgaaaaaaatcagcTGTCATCAGTACCACCGTATTTATATATGA